From Paenibacillus graminis, a single genomic window includes:
- a CDS encoding IS5 family transposase yields the protein MNQHIGVSRGGKTTKLHTVVDGLGNPLAFLLTGGQVYDSVPAIDLLQKLDITGSHILGDKAYGSEAIRNWITAKQASYTIPPKANSQNPWKVDWYRYKERHLVECFFNKIKHFRRVATRYDKLAKSFLAFVFVAAIFKLAQ from the coding sequence GTGAATCAGCACATCGGCGTCAGTCGTGGCGGAAAGACAACCAAACTTCATACCGTCGTCGATGGATTAGGAAATCCCCTCGCTTTTCTTCTGACGGGTGGTCAAGTCTACGATTCTGTTCCAGCGATCGATTTACTTCAGAAGCTTGATATTACAGGAAGTCATATTCTTGGCGACAAAGCCTATGGCTCCGAAGCGATTCGAAATTGGATTACAGCTAAGCAGGCATCCTACACCATCCCGCCTAAAGCAAATAGTCAAAACCCGTGGAAAGTCGATTGGTATCGGTACAAAGAACGCCACTTAGTGGAGTGCTTTTTCAATAAAATCAAACACTTTCGCCGTGTGGCTACTCGTTACGACAAGTTGGCCAAGTCATTCTTGGCGTTTGTATTCGTAGCTGCCATCTTCAAATTGGCTCAATGA
- a CDS encoding ABC transporter permease, producing MSTFMNPIGLQPLRKRGRWERWWTEISILFRIQFAIVRDSWAWVILMATLYPLTTLLFMRFYTVNPTDEMVVQIIAGNLVFGIIVMGMNGLGQEIALQKHQDHFTFYASLPISKNNFVLANMLRGLMNTLPSFLILGSLGQWMYGVQLHYSPGLPVVVILSLTSVVGIGILLGFWSPTFQFTNMLCQALMMIISFLSPVMVSIDQLPVPLQWISYVLPTTYAADAMRSILTVGWSKGVMLDCAVMLVFSMISLIVVNRLVSWRVNK from the coding sequence ATGAGCACCTTTATGAATCCGATCGGGCTGCAGCCGCTGAGAAAGAGGGGCCGATGGGAACGCTGGTGGACGGAAATCTCCATTTTGTTCCGGATTCAGTTCGCGATTGTCAGGGACAGTTGGGCATGGGTCATCCTGATGGCGACGCTGTACCCGCTTACGACCCTGCTTTTCATGCGGTTTTATACGGTAAACCCGACTGATGAAATGGTTGTGCAGATTATTGCAGGAAATCTGGTGTTCGGAATTATCGTGATGGGGATGAATGGACTGGGGCAGGAAATTGCCTTGCAGAAGCATCAGGATCATTTTACCTTTTATGCGTCTCTCCCCATATCCAAAAATAACTTTGTACTCGCCAACATGCTGCGGGGGCTTATGAACACACTACCCTCCTTTCTTATTTTGGGATCGCTCGGCCAGTGGATGTACGGTGTTCAGCTTCATTATTCGCCGGGGCTACCCGTCGTCGTCATCCTAAGCCTGACCAGTGTTGTAGGCATTGGAATACTTCTTGGATTCTGGTCGCCCACATTCCAATTCACCAACATGCTCTGCCAGGCCTTGATGATGATCATCTCTTTTCTGTCTCCGGTCATGGTGAGCATTGATCAGCTTCCTGTGCCGCTGCAATGGATATCTTATGTGCTGCCGACAACCTACGCTGCGGATGCCATGCGTTCCATTCTGACGGTCGGCTGGTCCAAAGGGGTTATGCTGGATTGTGCCGTCATGCTGGTCTTCAGCATGATTTCACTGATTGTCGTAAACAGGCTGGTCAGCTGGCGGGTAAACAAATAA
- a CDS encoding recombinase family protein gives MLWFHPLAVPHRYLPMSKHFHRFSRLSQPSLPLLQNSPHLTPSNVGVTGYDIYLGTKLIDTTTLNEYTYTGARGDTLDQGFVAQAFKYSGTRIITPVKVYDPDNEFDEEYFEFGLFMSRREYKTINRRQQAGRLQSVKAGNFIGNTPPYGYIKIRLEDQSCSLKPHMDQSPVVKMIYDMYTTQNLGMKSIATKLNLLGVPTQQGSLWTRPTISNILQNPIYVGDIVWNRRPVKKTRKNGKIIKTRPGLSEDQWTRVSGKHEALISTQTWEKARQILKRRYHVPAPSGIITSSLAVLVKCGQCGRAMIRRPYSKTEPFLVCNTPMCKQVTSQFSLVEDRILEGLRIWINQYKAKWIENIPVRTGEAEEIIMAKQQMVNELTKKVSEPRQQSSALHDLLERRVYSIEVFLEQSQNLSERIAEAERGLLSAQHDLKIEEHRKEAEVGIIPQVEHVLDVYNKIDDAAKRNALLKSVLQVAVYNKEKRGHWTKPETLKKFDLKLYPKLPEV, from the coding sequence GTGCTGTGGTTCCATCCCCTAGCTGTCCCTCATCGTTACCTCCCCATGTCCAAACACTTCCATCGGTTTTCGAGGCTATCCCAACCTTCTCTCCCCCTGCTACAGAACTCGCCCCACTTAACCCCGTCCAATGTGGGAGTAACTGGGTATGACATCTATCTTGGAACTAAGCTAATAGACACTACTACTTTAAATGAATACACGTATACCGGTGCTCGCGGTGATACCTTAGATCAAGGATTTGTCGCTCAAGCATTTAAATATAGTGGAACAAGGATTATCACTCCAGTTAAAGTCTATGATCCTGACAATGAATTTGATGAAGAGTACTTTGAATTCGGCTTATTTATGAGCCGCCGTGAGTATAAAACTATTAATCGCAGGCAACAGGCCGGAAGATTACAGTCAGTTAAAGCAGGGAATTTCATTGGAAATACTCCTCCTTATGGATACATAAAGATACGCTTGGAGGATCAGTCCTGTAGTCTGAAACCTCACATGGATCAATCTCCTGTCGTTAAAATGATTTATGATATGTACACTACTCAAAACTTGGGCATGAAAAGTATTGCAACAAAGCTTAACTTGCTGGGTGTACCTACACAGCAAGGTTCTTTGTGGACTAGACCGACAATAAGTAACATATTGCAGAATCCTATTTATGTTGGGGATATTGTTTGGAACCGTCGCCCCGTGAAAAAAACTCGTAAAAATGGTAAAATTATCAAAACTCGCCCTGGATTATCTGAAGATCAGTGGACTAGAGTCTCTGGAAAGCACGAGGCCCTCATATCTACACAGACCTGGGAAAAAGCGCGACAGATTTTAAAAAGAAGATATCATGTCCCGGCACCTTCAGGAATTATAACCAGTTCCTTGGCTGTCCTTGTTAAATGTGGCCAATGTGGCCGGGCAATGATACGACGCCCTTATTCTAAAACTGAGCCATTTCTTGTTTGTAATACGCCGATGTGTAAACAAGTCACCTCACAATTCTCCCTTGTAGAAGATCGTATTTTGGAAGGACTTCGAATATGGATCAACCAGTATAAGGCAAAATGGATTGAGAACATCCCTGTTCGGACTGGAGAGGCTGAAGAAATAATCATGGCAAAGCAACAAATGGTCAATGAGCTAACTAAAAAGGTTAGTGAACCGAGGCAACAATCCAGTGCACTTCATGATCTGTTAGAGCGCAGAGTTTATAGTATTGAAGTGTTTTTGGAACAATCTCAGAATCTGTCTGAACGCATTGCTGAAGCTGAGAGAGGATTACTCTCTGCGCAGCATGATTTAAAAATAGAGGAACATCGTAAAGAGGCAGAGGTAGGGATAATCCCACAAGTGGAGCATGTGCTTGATGTTTACAACAAAATAGATGATGCAGCGAAACGGAACGCCCTTCTTAAGTCGGTGCTGCAAGTTGCTGTTTACAATAAAGAGAAGCGTGGCCATTGGACGAAACCAGAAACATTGAAGAAATTCGACCTCAAATTGTATCCAAAATTGCCGGAAGTTTGA
- a CDS encoding RCC1 domain-containing protein, with amino-acid sequence MASKTDGSVWTWGGNDEGQLGDGTTAQRLVPVQVQENRAPVDPDLPTGYARESI; translated from the coding sequence ATAGCCTCGAAAACCGATGGAAGTGTTTGGACATGGGGAGGTAACGATGAGGGACAGCTAGGGGATGGAACCACAGCACAGCGACTGGTTCCAGTACAGGTGCAAGAGAATCGGGCACCGGTGGACCCTGACCTACCTACTGGGTACGCAAGAGAATCCATCTGA
- a CDS encoding YheC/YheD family protein → MLVQKNGQGVWELTGMAGRVGAARSVTSNLHGGGHAIRAEILLKQWLGSQEKAEKAMKTAEKLGLDAAAYLEDSFGTLCELALALAINREGQIYVLEVNPKPPARSSPAPATVAPTARR, encoded by the coding sequence ATGCTTGTGCAAAAAAACGGCCAGGGCGTGTGGGAGCTGACCGGCATGGCCGGCCGCGTAGGCGCCGCCCGCAGCGTCACCTCTAATCTGCACGGCGGCGGCCACGCCATCCGCGCTGAGATTCTTCTGAAGCAATGGCTCGGCAGTCAGGAAAAGGCCGAAAAAGCGATGAAGACCGCCGAGAAGCTGGGCCTCGACGCCGCAGCTTATCTTGAGGACAGCTTCGGTACCCTCTGCGAGCTGGCCCTGGCCCTCGCCATTAACCGCGAGGGCCAGATCTACGTGCTGGAGGTCAACCCCAAGCCGCCCGCGAGGTCTTCGCCCGCTCCGGCGACAGTAGCACCTACCGCAAGGCGCTGA